DNA from Aphis gossypii isolate Hap1 chromosome 3, ASM2018417v2, whole genome shotgun sequence:
AACACGaagctaaattatttttggttttagcTACATTAGGATCATCTGGTCCtaactttttttcatatatttccaATGCGCGTTGATAATATCGTTCTACTTCTTCATATTTAccctataaattaaatcaagtgttaatttttgttaaccttttgtactaaaatttatcaataaacttaatttatcaataaaaaaaatgaattcattaagtataatatactaaaaacatagaatttttttttacattttgacatGATGACatcttataaaatcaattaatgcTGGCTGCATGTACAAAAAAGCATGACTCATTATCACGTTTCACCTGAGCCAAGTGTTTGGCTATGATTGgacatgacaaaaaaaaattctccgTTCGTGAGCAGCACATACAGCGAAAAATGAATGACATGCTTGTGCATGTATGAGtgcaaataaatgttaatttattgaaaaaaatgtaattttcaattaactcCTTCTTTGTATTATaccaaatattgataattcaattaaattcataaaagtatGCAATTTTTCATCAGTTTTCTTATGACGTTATCACGTAAAATTGTAGTCCGTACACAGACTTTACAGACAacctagtttttttatttttactatagacaaataattcataataataaaagcaattTGTTATTTGCTGtccttaaattgttattaataataataatcatataatgtaaatatctaCATcttaaatgctttttttaatttgttattaaaaaaaccataattaagAATTTGGTTAAATACCAGGTAccaagtattatttttcaagagtgagctatacaaataatagtattatttatttatattttaaatattattaaaatcccCTCATTTCTTAagagaatttttttagaaagaaTATTTTACCTCCTcgagtacttaataatatattctttgatATTCAATGGTATACCTAGATCATGAATGCAActaaaccaatatttttagaaattcacAAAAAGTAAAGAGTTTACAAATAGCtggaaatataatagatactttttcttcaatacaaaatattttaattaatgataatatttacttcaaaataatcaaatttaccCATAGTTGTGCTAATGACAAAGTTTCTACTACTTTTGCTaacctatttataaagaattatttgtaaacatcACTTCAAACAGTTCTTGCTGTTTAATGTATAGAACCACTTTAAATTCCTTGGAaatgcttatttattttaattgattatgttCTCCAGTCTCAAGTTAGTTTAATGGTACCAAGGTGACTTTttgtatagatttattaacATTCTAACTTAACTTCTATGGCTTATACTTATGTGTTTAATTgactatagtatttttaaacttaattcaatctgatctattttaaaatcaaggGATATCTTTATGATGTCATAAATTActgatatattactatttttcctCACTTATCTAAAGTGACACGTATCCACAGTTTGAATTGTGTGTACctgattataggtattatatattatttttgatgaatatttttaaatttaattataaacttaagcTTTAGTGCTTTAATCTGACACAAACTTTGTTTCCTTCTAAGAATATCCAAAGCATTTGTTAGTGTTCAAAATTCttgcatttattaataattaagttctgCTTGAGTTTTCCAACTAGTTACTCTACTTAAGGttctttttttgttctaaaagtaatataaacttTGTGTTTAGCACAGTTTTTTGGGACCCATCATACTtcctattcatataatttaaatcagaaTCAGAAGATGAATAATTAACatctctttaaaaaaaaaatttaaatgcacaAGTGATTAGGATAATATCAATAGTCAACATAAATGATtaagaatacataaaatatttgcaattacaaatattgaattCTAATAAAGTACAAGGAATAATGCAGAATTCCATAGAATTAAGTGGAAGTCTGGTATACCCTAATTTGGTtagtagtttatattttaaaatattaatattgaaatgtataaaaatactaaattatacaattaatataagaaaagTTACTTGATTTTGACAAAGCAGGGCTAAGTTGTTCAATTGTTTAGCTACATCTGGATGTCCTTTACCTAGTACTGCTTCTCTGATTTCCAAAGCTCTTTTACACAATGGTTCAGCGTCTTTATATTTACCTCGTTTCCCATAAAGTACTgctaaattgtttaatgttgCTGCAAcctaagatattattaaatatatattatcaaagtataagaatctataaataaatatatatataaaaaaaattataaattaaaatattacagctGGATGATTTTCTCCAAGAGTTTTTTCACGTATTGCCAATGCATCATTTAGTAAATTAGCTGCgtctttatatttgttttgatctctacaaattaaaaatgaaggttaaagatacaatattaaaaacatttaatttaatttttataataaaaaaattgatatgttaaaattacctataaacaagagctaaaatattcaacatagTGGCTACATCAGGGTGATCATGACCTGATGTTTTTTCTAAATCCTCCAAAGCTTGTTTACACAATGGGACAGCTACTTCATATCTTCCCTGCGACGCATACtgaattactaaattatgtaatgtCCTTAAACGTGCTGGAATCTCATAACCAGCTCCAGCATTTACTTGTTGAGCAAACTGTGATGGTGGTGTAGGTGATAATgctgataaaatttaaaatttattattaaaatataaaaaagctagcaatttttctgaattagtctataaatgtattataaattgtaataatgaatcttacttttaaagtttatacattatgtttaaataaaatacattgctTTCATACAAAACTTACTATTTCTTTCTTCATTTTCATCATCTGGGAATAAATCAACAACCGGATCATCATTTTTAGACTTTTCTTGTTTACTTTCAGTCTGATCTTCGGTctaaaaaatactcataaatacatttgacggtttaaaattcaaaatttgatttatacaaaataataaataccttatCAGCATCAAATTTACTGATAGATGCCATAAActctaaatgtttattttgttcatctaATAATGCAACAGCCTGTTCAGAAGcttgtaatttttgttgtgTATTTGCTAACTCATCTCTTAGCCACGCATTTTCTTGACAAAGTCTACGAACTTGAGTtcttagtttttgtttttctgcTTCAACATTTTGGAGATGGGAAGCCAAAGCTAACATAacctatttgttttattacaattaactattaatatacttttttaacaaaattacctatctttgataaacaaaaaacaaaattgttataaaatcaatagattCTGCTACAaggatataaatatgttatttaatcatatcatttgatattttcattatataatttagtttcaataattatatttatagaagaaTTGGTTTTTagcatcatttttattatagtactgtaatattatagataacaaattattttatatttaagttaaataaaagaattcaatgtaaaaatttGGGTAGTGAGAGAGATCTAAAGCTTTGATTTCATCTACTACTTTTTAATGTTGACCTCCATtacttaattgttttcattaaaacaagaggttaatatatctaatagatttttacttaaaaatataatttaaacaatttattataaaaggaaTTTTAATCGATTATGATAGACAAGTAATATAGATACCTTCAagtttacgaaaaaaaaacaaaacgtcTAACCTGAGCTTCTCCAAGACCTAATTCTGTCATATCTAAAGTTTTTTGAAGCATTGACTGTTTTTCTTCTGGTTGCATTGTATTTTGACCAGAAGGGTTATTAGATGCCATTAACTCATTTTTTAAGGCTTCCAATCCTTGGGCAACAGTCTTTATACCAACCATCATTTCTTCTTGTGACATCACAGTCATgcttactaaaaaataaaatcttgtaatatcttgtaaaatatataaaatatataacgatTTAAGTTCAACAACTTAAAATTCAGTAAACCtgattattaaactatagagCAAGAGCTGAATAGTTTGGTAAGTttatcactaaaaaaaaattatttacatatttgcaATGGCTAAcccaataatttaacattcatCATACATGCTGAATAATGCCAATTTAGGGCATaggtatactttataattcaatGAACTATAGGTCCATAATTTGGTCAgtgatacaatttaaataataataattggtttgcatcacttataagtatttatatgcaaattatacatcaatattttaattgtaaaaaaaatatttttaaaatcttatttcaTAACAGGGACAAGTACCTGcatacaattaatatgatCAGcagtgaatatatttaaataagtgtaGCAAATTCATAAGTGAAAAGAGGAATAGCCTCAAATATAATGGccacaaaaaaaacaacatactACCCAATACcagtatacaaaattaaaaccaataaatagttgaaattgaaattgaatagGTAGATGgatggaaaaatattaaattaatgattgataaaatatttagaattttttaaaattgagattagattttaaaaaactaatattctaaataaggTAGGTATAGAAAGCTATAGCCCCTTAGTTACGTTAATGCCAAGAAATATAAGcaatcacaaatatttaaaagtaaagaaACCAGATTATCTATCAGAAccacataaaaatttattttttaggactAACAgacctttatatttttgttaaatttgtgtaaaacctataacaattatatactcCGGCCCACGAGAGATCAGTACCGCTATTTGACCAAAACTTGTCCAATTTCGGGCATCTCCCATTCAATCGCCTACCAACAGCGGCACCTAATGGGGGAAATAGTACCCCGCACCGTCTTTTTCATGTGTGTGACGGTACTGATATATCGTGGGCCGGAGTATAGTACAGGACCaagttacttttaaatcaaaaatatttttataatatagatagaaaaaatatattattttatcaaacatgcTAGTACagttaataggtacttaaaaatacaaaacatttttgttagaTGTATCTACTTatgattgttatataatactaatttataaatcaattaccttatttttgttaactattggttagtaaatataaataattattgtccaCAATACTTCGTATTTCTAAACTGTTTCGCGTTCTTTGTATACTATACATCCATTCTAAAAagaatcaaaatatacatattattttgtaataaagaataaattaatactaatataataacacaattagTTACCCAACACTATTTgtcaatattagtttttagatGTACATTAAATGAaagaaatgttaaatattacagactaatttatacaacataaacacattcatattatttatttaattttaatgatagatatagaaataatcattataaaaattaagtttttttttatggtcatTTCCATCCCATTATAAACTACAAGGTAAACTGTAGATACAATTAaagcaaattatattttgggtAATAGTAAAAAGTGACTAATTAGAGGCATTAAAGATTAAtagtaaagtttaaaatacacatCCAAATGGGCATTggttaataagtataaacataatattattgattaaaataaaatggctTTCATGTGAAGTAGGTATACCttactcaaatattttacaccgAAGTCGACACATCTAAAGGCACACGTAACTATTGACAATAGTTATTTTGACATACAACtcgtacaaataattatacatttgtagctttaaaattttacgaacaataaaataaaaaccaacatTTACAGGTGAAAGAAAAACCTTTCACGtatcatataaattgaataatgaattggaataaaataaaaatgttggatCTTGGATGGTTTATAGAttgtggtatattattatgcataatatgacATCACATACCTTACATAGGGTTATTCTTATCAGCGACTACAAAActatcgattattattaaacataataattattaaatacatcaaaaaacattattaaaagaaaaaggaACTGTCATGTTTCTAAACAGTTAAACTACTTACAATTTAGTAGTTCTACTCTACTAATTATTTGATGAATAAGCTTTGTATGtacttaatgttaattaatatattatttcatttaaatttatattatgaaaaataatcaaaagatCACTGAGTAAACACAGAATTTAATATCGATACAAACATGCATCTGTTATAAACCACAGTATACCACAATTTGaggtatcattttaaattttgttaatggTAACGTCAAAAATAACCTTAAATTTATGTCTACCTTTAAGATCtgaatattttgaagttttgaTATCCtttagtttatagttttttttatgctaCTGTACCACAACTATAGtagttactataaaatacacaaaaatgaCAAATTGTCAAtacacttataagttattaatgttattatagtttatacgcGTATGTCCGATGCTGTATTGCACGAATACTTCTGCATGTACCGTGTTTAGTGGCATTACTGCATTAGTACTTAGTTAAGTTATCTAGCTAACTACTAAttactattaggtatatcCATTATTTCCaattcgtatattttatatctaaaactatttatttcgCCGGTAGTAATCTTGAATCTATACATTGACATTGGATCTGATTGCTGTGCtataaatttttctatattgttATCTTCATActcgtttataattatatttaaatatatattgtgagtTATGGGAGTATAAATTAAAGGTAAGATTTTAATGTTACTTAATTATAAcgagtgaataataataataatttactgaagTAAAttctaattacaataaaacaatttgacagtatatagttttaattatacaaggattatattatatgaacacttcataatggtaatttttcataattagcATAACAGCATTATCAACACAATATGGCTTATGTCTGACTTAAGCATAGGGAAATTAATGCTGAAGAATACAATTTCACTATAGCTGCTGTATTTACTATGTGTCTAGATATTGACCATAGTCTATGGATGCTATTATTAATGATCTTGTCTATGGCTAGATACTTAGTCCAATTACTccaattataagtatatcaaatataatctATGCTTAGAAACTGATCGCAttctagttttatttatttctgacTAGTACAATAaggattattttgtttatatacctGAAAAcagcacattttatttttttatcattgttcGACGTTAAACCTATTTTTTCCCtttcttttttgtttatgaCCAACAATACTGCTGGAACTTCTCTCATAATATTTCCATAAATTTATGGTTTACCTGCTTTGAACAAACATTACTTTATAAGAAGATCCTCGTTTGATATCACATTAACATCaaaccaataaaatttatcaccTTGCCACCAGGTAGTCACctgttatactattatatttttatatactttataatatagtgctgTGAGCAAGATGGTCAAGTTCCAATGGTGTAACTGGGGGTCAACAACCCCACGTTGCTGGGAGGCCTTAGGTTATAGGGTTATATTTGAAGATGTtcctaataattgttttaagagTATACTAAATCATCaattaccaaaatataaacatttcatacaataaaaatatttttcttatgggTTATAAGAGTATAAGgccgatataaataattgacgtaaatatggaaaaattaattttgtttttccttTGTATATGATTTGAGTATATTATGctgtatactaataattttgacattttgtaaaaatatcttgAGAGTATACAGCATATATGTAGTATACCCTATGGGAACTCCCCCTGGTTATATTtggtatcataataatttaggggcccattttttaattttacagggagagcatatttttttgttgcgCCACTGTTAAGTCCATTCCTGTTTTGGAATCTTTTTTGTTAAACTGGCTATTTCCACTGTAAGAAAGCTTTTCCCTTTAGTAGTTAGAGTTCTAGTTGGTTTACAGACATAAACAAGCACACAATGAAGTAtttcaaatgatttataattatttgtgagTCGTGAtagttcaattatattttaaacattaaattatgaaaaaaaaactgacatATTACTCTTAGACTTAAATTAGTTACTCGTACTACTGGCGCCTCTATCGGACAGTGCCAGTCTCTCAAGCGAAAAAATTTACTAAGCATCTATCCTTACATATCTTATACATTAAAACTCATAAgactaatgtaatataataaaatatgctaatctaatagaatattatggtgttcataaaaatagtattacaaCACTTTCAAATAAtggtgaataataatttttataaattatttgcaaagCAATAGCATAGTTatcaactaatatttaataatagcatGTAGAAAAATAAGATAGTCTTCTAAAGATTCTTAAATacctatcatatattttatttgttcaatttatttatttatttgttgtaagATCACTATCAAGATCgccaataaaaatcaaatcttaatttttattttgttttgtttatacagTTTTACAGTTTATTAGTGTTAAATCCGCAGggattataaatgtacattgtTCAAACTATTCTAAGCACCGTCCAAagacaaataaaatcattgtctGAGTAGCTTTATACTGTGTTTTCGATGTATTtactttacttaaaaatatcgttatttttaaaaaaaaaaacaattatcacattatcttttttatttcatgtttgagattttttagttttaaaaaataaaataacctatttatcattattatctaataaataattataagaaatattgcaATCTTtcccattattttaaatttttgaagttgaaaaactATAGTTAGCATTATAATtccaaaaaattaatcaagtaGTTTAGATTAAAGaagaaaacttattttttcgtCTTgacatatgtatgtatatttactaattataaaatatattttagggtggcttttataattttcaaaaatggaaAGAGGTGGTAGAGGTATGAGAAGAACTAGAGGTGGTCGTCCTTTCATAAGAGGTTTTTATCGAGGTAGGACACCAAACAGAAAAGGAACTCGGCGTCCAATGGGAAATAGATCTAGACCATCTAGTTCTAGAGACAAGTATGAATCTTCATACAATGATAATGATCGAAGTGATTCACGTGAAAGATCATGGGATTCTCAATCAGGCACTGACAAAGATActtcaaaagaaaaacatgATGGAGATGATACTTCACCAATCAACAGAAGTAAATGGGATAAAGATGAAGATCCAAGTGAAAAAAATGACGAACGATATTCTGATAAAAAAAgctattataatgatacaaaatattatagacgtGCAACTGGACACCCACATAGAGGTTATAGACGACCataccaaaataattattgggaTCGAAGTGATCGTGGTAGACACCACTCACCACAAAGCCAATATCGTGTAAGACCTTATAATTCTCCTTCTAGGCATAGACGTTATTCACGTTCTCCTGATAGACGTCGATCGCCAAGTAGATATCGTTCTAAATCACGATCTCGATCTCATTCACATTCTCCTAGCAGATCCAGACGCTATGCTTCTCCAAAACATAAATCACCCAAGAGAAGATCTCTGTCACGACGACCTAGGTCACCTAATAAACGAGATCAGTCCATAGAAAAAACTCAGACAGTAAAAGGTAATTCTGATGATGGAAATAATTCTGATGATTTTGTTGAAAAGTTAAAAGCCTCTAAAGGTTCTAAGACACCAGGCAGAGTGGAATATACAGAAAAAAGTGATGATGAATATTGGAttgaaactaataaaaatgatactaTAGATACAAAAGATACAAAAAAGTCTAATAGGCCAGAATATTCTTCCAAAGGATCTAAAACCCCTGGTCGATtagatatttctaataatgatAAAGATGAGCACTGGGTCAGTGCTCAAACTTCCAAGTcttcaacaaaaaatttatactCTAATAGTTGGGATGACTCTCCTATTCGAGAGAAATCAATTCCTAAGGTACCTAAAACACCTGGTAGAAAAGATTATTCCACTAAAGATGATGATTATTGGATAAATTCTCCACCTGAAACTAAAAAAGATCATTCTTCAAATGACTTATACTTGAACAAgtcaataaatatagattcTTCAACCATGTATGTACAAGAATTAAGTTCATCTGATTCTGAGccagaaaaaaaagttacaaaaaGAGCTAGGTCTATATCATTAACTAACTCTGACAAAAGTGATACCCCATCGTTAAATACTGAAAAGTCTAAAAAAATAGGAAATCGGTATTCACAAGCTCCACCTTCATCTTCAAGAGGACCAAATCCTGTTTTAAAGGAACCACCGCCTCCTGCAATACCTACTACACCCAAGAGTTTGCCAGTATATAATTCACAATGGCCAGGAATACAAAATTCTGCTACTACATATCCAACAACAAATTATGTTCAATCTCAACCGGTACAATTCACAGCTTACCAACAACGACAACCAGTTCCTGTaagtatcattaataatacaaattttaagatGTATGGAACTTTGatgaaagttaaaatattatttatttacatcacaattaaatgattatcCTAATGATTACTTcagaattttgaataatatatttggtggtaactattttattcttatagaaACAAATCAGAAAATCTATGTTTGAAAATAGTAAGAGCTatagcaataatttaaaaataaaattgtaaaatactaaaagtcattaattaaatgtttttaattacaataattatattcagatttcaattatttaaaatgaatatgtaAAACAGCATTTTCTATCAATCttgaagttattaaataataaaagaaacatattaaaattgtttttgagacTACAAACTTAAGTATCTAgaactttttttaagtttatcacttttaaatttatctttttattctaatacctaatatattttaatttcttaaaacttAGGTTCAAAATGCCCAATGGTACCAACCAGGTTACCAGCAATATGGAACACCATTCCAACAATTTCAACAATATGATCAAAAAACTGTTCcttataattcaatacataCTAATCTTGAAACAGTTGAAGTAAGTGTTtg
Protein-coding regions in this window:
- the LOC114121153 gene encoding kinesin light chain isoform X1, which encodes MTVMSQEEMMVGIKTVAQGLEALKNELMASNNPSGQNTMQPEEKQSMLQKTLDMTELGLGEAQVMLALASHLQNVEAEKQKLRTQVRRLCQENAWLRDELANTQQKLQASEQAVALLDEQNKHLEFMASISKFDADKTEDQTESKQEKSKNDDPVVDLFPDDENEERNTLSPTPPSQFAQQVNAGAGYEIPARLRTLHNLVIQYASQGRYEVAVPLCKQALEDLEKTSGHDHPDVATMLNILALVYRDQNKYKDAANLLNDALAIREKTLGENHPAVAATLNNLAVLYGKRGKYKDAEPLCKRALEIREAVLGKGHPDVAKQLNNLALLCQNQGKYEEVERYYQRALEIYEKKLGPDDPNVAKTKNNLASCYLKQGKYKEAEILYKQVLTRAHEREFGTIDGDNKPIWQVAEEREENKNKSTGAAPYTEYGGWHKAAKVDSPTVTTTLKNLGALYRRQGKYEAAETLEDCALRSRKEAFDIVKQAKVAQILSGSTSSVNSNDRRNRSSRLIGSRESLEYDTSSTGTKLDESGAELGKQSGLKTKLFSALGLNNSSSA
- the LOC114121153 gene encoding kinesin light chain isoform X2 yields the protein MTVMSQEEMMVGIKTVAQGLEALKNELMASNNPSGQNTMQPEEKQSMLQKTLDMTELGLGEAQVMLALASHLQNVEAEKQKLRTQVRRLCQENAWLRDELANTQQKLQASEQAVALLDEQNKHLEFMASISKFDADKTEDQTESKQEKSKNDDPVVDLFPDDENEERNTLSPTPPSQFAQQVNAGAGYEIPARLRTLHNLVIQYASQGRYEVAVPLCKQALEDLEKTSGHDHPDVATMLNILALVYRDQNKYKDAANLLNDALAIREKTLGENHPAVAATLNNLAVLYGKRGKYKDAEPLCKRALEIREAVLGKGHPDVAKQLNNLALLCQNQGKYEEVERYYQRALEIYEKKLGPDDPNVAKTKNNLASCYLKQGKYKEAEILYKQVLTRAHEREFGTIDGDNKPIWQVAEEREENKNKSTGAAPYTEYGGWHKAAKVDSPTVTTTLKNLGALYRRQGKYEAAETLEDCALRSRKEAFDIVKQAKVAQILSGSTSSVNSNDRRNRSSRLIGSRESLEYDTSSTGTKLDEKSGTDGQQK
- the LOC114121153 gene encoding kinesin light chain isoform X3, which translates into the protein MTVMSQEEMMVGIKTVAQGLEALKNELMASNNPSGQNTMQPEEKQSMLQKTLDMTELGLGEAQVMLALASHLQNVEAEKQKLRTQVRRLCQENAWLRDELANTQQKLQASEQAVALLDEQNKHLEFMASISKFDADKTEDQTESKQEKSKNDDPVVDLFPDDENEERNTLSPTPPSQFAQQVNAGAGYEIPARLRTLHNLVIQYASQGRYEVAVPLCKQALEDLEKTSGHDHPDVATMLNILALVYRDQNKYKDAANLLNDALAIREKTLGENHPAVAATLNNLAVLYGKRGKYKDAEPLCKRALEIREAVLGKGHPDVAKQLNNLALLCQNQGKYEEVERYYQRALEIYEKKLGPDDPNVAKTKNNLASCYLKQGKYKEAEILYKQVLTRAHEREFGTIDGDNKPIWQVAEEREENKNKSTGAAPYTEYGGWHKAAKVDSPTVTTTLKNLGALYRRQGKYEAAETLEDCALRSRKEAFDIVKQAKVAQILSGSTSSVNSNDRRNRSSRLIGSRESLEYDTSSTGTKLDEKSGK